One genomic region from Flagellimonas oceani encodes:
- a CDS encoding tryptophan-rich sensory protein, producing MVWSLLFSILSFYGILIVVNIPAPFLGLNFENGEAPKLWYAPPGFVIPIVWFVLFTLLGIGRYYLIQTSINHQWWLYGLALLCATYAYYTLGLAKITHVSALWFGLIGNFIVILLAALIVYKLFPVNKLSAILTIPVILWTVFASIIVIGEMKLEKLI from the coding sequence ATGGTGTGGTCTTTATTGTTCAGCATTTTATCATTTTATGGGATACTCATTGTAGTGAACATTCCAGCTCCCTTCCTTGGACTCAATTTTGAAAACGGGGAAGCACCAAAATTATGGTATGCACCGCCTGGATTTGTTATTCCCATTGTCTGGTTTGTACTGTTCACCCTTCTGGGAATTGGCAGATATTACCTGATTCAGACATCAATTAACCACCAATGGTGGCTGTACGGCCTTGCTTTATTGTGCGCTACTTACGCATACTACACGCTGGGATTGGCAAAGATAACCCATGTTTCTGCGCTCTGGTTCGGGCTCATCGGGAATTTTATCGTTATCCTGTTGGCCGCTTTGATCGTATACAAACTTTTCCCCGTTAACAAGCTTTCTGCAATTCTAACAATACCTGTGATTCTATGGACCGTGTTTGCCTCCATAATCGTGATCGGTGAAATGAAGCTTGAAAAATTGATATAA
- a CDS encoding DUF3291 domain-containing protein has product MKATITSIELRGPFKFFALSATALKILKQLRATNYKDFKKKGVWTTHYTMTLWNTEEELKEFAHSGAHLEAMRNSGKIAKEIRTITIDAEELPDWAEAKKLLENAKVFKF; this is encoded by the coding sequence ATGAAAGCGACCATTACGTCCATTGAACTAAGGGGACCGTTCAAATTCTTTGCCCTCTCGGCAACCGCCCTAAAAATCCTTAAACAATTAAGGGCAACAAACTATAAGGACTTCAAGAAAAAAGGAGTTTGGACCACACACTACACCATGACGCTCTGGAACACAGAAGAAGAGCTAAAGGAGTTTGCCCACAGCGGCGCTCATTTGGAAGCGATGAGAAACAGTGGAAAAATTGCCAAGGAAATCCGGACCATAACCATTGATGCCGAGGAACTCCCCGATTGGGCCGAAGCCAAAAAACTATTGGAAAACGCCAAAGTATTCAAATTTTGA
- a CDS encoding PepSY domain-containing protein, which yields MGKRKKQAKVLRIFRKVHRTTGALLFIFFFFVSISGLILGWKKNSNGYILPKTQTGTTADLKKWLSVDSLHTIAITTIENKFTDRTFQVDRIDIRKEKGSLKFIFVDSFYEVQLDGANGNVLSIGKRRSDFLEDIHDGSILDDYLGTDGYIKLIYTTVMGVSLFIFTVTGFWLWYGPKRMRKAGKA from the coding sequence ATGGGCAAAAGGAAGAAGCAAGCCAAAGTATTACGCATATTTAGAAAAGTACACAGAACCACAGGAGCATTATTATTTATATTCTTCTTTTTTGTATCCATATCCGGACTTATTTTGGGGTGGAAAAAGAACTCTAACGGATATATTCTCCCAAAAACACAAACGGGAACTACTGCAGACTTAAAAAAATGGCTGTCCGTTGACAGTCTTCATACCATAGCCATCACTACCATTGAAAACAAATTTACCGACAGAACTTTTCAAGTTGACCGGATTGATATCAGAAAAGAAAAAGGGTCCCTTAAATTTATTTTTGTGGACTCCTTTTATGAAGTCCAGTTGGATGGGGCGAATGGAAACGTACTATCCATTGGAAAAAGAAGATCCGACTTTTTAGAAGATATACATGATGGCTCCATACTGGATGATTATCTGGGCACCGATGGCTATATTAAATTGATTTACACCACCGTAATGGGCGTGTCCCTATTTATTTTTACCGTTACCGGTTTTTGGCTCTGGTATGGACCAAAACGGATGAGAAAAGCCGGCAAAGCGTAA
- a CDS encoding M20/M25/M40 family metallo-hydrolase, giving the protein MRTVLILAFLLVSTPFFSQTEDEKQLKAIYDEALTNGKAYDWLNYLSNQIGGRLSGSVQAQQAVDYTKDQLDSLGLDKVWLQPVMVPKWVRGVPEFAYFETKPGLTTNVPICALGGSVATPTGGLKANVLEVQGIEDLEKLGREKIEGKIVFYNRPMDPTLINTFSAYSNCVDQRYSGAAEAGKYGALGVIVRSMNLRLDDYPHTGSMGYGDTPVDKRIPAAAISTNGAELLSATLKLNPDAKFYFKQNCKQLEDVQSYNVIGEITGSEYPNEIMVVGGHLDSWDLGDGSHDDGAGCVQSMDVLRLLKETGYEPKRTLRVVLFMNEENGMRGGNKYAEVARNKGENHIFALESDSGGFTPRGFSIDASEENIAQIQSWKNLFDPYLIHMFYEGGSGADIGPLKDEGIVLAGLRPDSQRYFDHHHAENDTFEHVNKRELELGAATMASLVYLIDKYGTVPVKKIKG; this is encoded by the coding sequence ATGAGAACAGTCCTGATTTTGGCCTTTTTGTTGGTCAGTACCCCATTTTTTTCGCAGACCGAGGACGAAAAGCAATTAAAGGCAATTTATGATGAGGCATTGACCAATGGCAAGGCCTACGATTGGCTCAACTATTTGTCCAACCAAATCGGGGGACGTCTCTCCGGCTCGGTGCAGGCGCAGCAAGCAGTGGATTATACCAAGGACCAATTGGACTCTTTGGGATTGGATAAAGTTTGGCTGCAACCGGTAATGGTGCCCAAATGGGTAAGGGGAGTGCCCGAATTTGCCTACTTTGAGACCAAACCCGGACTAACGACCAACGTGCCCATTTGTGCGCTTGGAGGCTCGGTGGCAACACCTACCGGCGGATTAAAGGCCAATGTGTTAGAGGTACAGGGCATTGAGGATTTGGAGAAACTTGGACGCGAAAAGATAGAGGGCAAGATTGTTTTTTACAATCGCCCTATGGACCCTACCCTGATCAACACGTTTTCGGCATACTCCAATTGTGTGGACCAACGTTACTCCGGTGCGGCCGAAGCTGGAAAATATGGGGCACTGGGCGTTATTGTACGCTCCATGAACCTCCGTTTGGACGATTATCCGCACACGGGTTCCATGGGGTATGGCGATACCCCTGTCGATAAGCGCATACCCGCAGCTGCCATCAGTACCAATGGTGCCGAATTATTGAGCGCTACGTTAAAGCTTAATCCAGATGCCAAATTCTATTTTAAACAAAACTGTAAACAGTTGGAAGATGTACAATCGTACAACGTTATAGGTGAGATTACGGGTAGCGAATATCCCAACGAGATAATGGTCGTTGGCGGACATTTGGACTCTTGGGACCTTGGGGACGGTTCCCACGACGATGGCGCTGGGTGCGTGCAGAGCATGGATGTTCTAAGACTATTAAAAGAAACAGGGTATGAACCAAAACGAACGCTGCGCGTGGTGCTGTTTATGAACGAAGAAAATGGAATGCGCGGCGGCAATAAGTATGCAGAAGTGGCTCGAAACAAAGGAGAAAACCACATATTCGCTTTGGAAAGTGATTCAGGTGGTTTTACGCCCAGAGGTTTCTCCATTGATGCATCCGAAGAAAATATAGCCCAGATACAAAGTTGGAAGAATCTGTTCGACCCCTATTTAATACACATGTTTTATGAAGGAGGCAGCGGTGCGGATATTGGTCCGTTGAAGGATGAAGGCATAGTATTGGCCGGATTGCGTCCCGATTCCCAACGCTATTTTGATCACCACCATGCCGAAAACGATACATTTGAGCATGTGAACAAACGTGAACTGGAGTTGGGTGCGGCGACCATGGCCAGTCTTGTGTACCTTATTGATAAATACGGTACTGTTCCCGTCAAAAAAATAAAGGGATAG
- a CDS encoding PPK2 family polyphosphate kinase: MKEIKSEDYRVTDKIKLSEIDTHEDFNESDKKLKKELKSIRKDLGDFQDTLYAHGKYGVLVCLQGIDTAGKDSLIREVFKDFNVRGVVVHSFKVPSTKEKKHDYLWRHYIALPERGKFSVFNRTHYENVLVTKVHPEYILGENIPQIDSVEDIDEEFWEKRYNQINDFEKHISENGTIIFKFFLHLSKEEQRQRLLRRIRLKQKNWKFSPGDLEERKLWDTYEACYEEALNKTSKEHAPWFVIPADNKKAARVIVASIMMEALKKYKDIEEPELDDEIKANLEIFKQELEKETT, encoded by the coding sequence ATGAAAGAAATCAAATCAGAGGATTATCGGGTAACGGATAAAATAAAGTTGTCCGAAATTGATACACACGAGGACTTTAATGAGTCGGACAAAAAGCTGAAAAAGGAGCTGAAAAGTATCAGAAAGGATCTAGGGGATTTTCAAGATACACTATATGCACATGGAAAATACGGTGTGCTGGTCTGCCTACAGGGCATCGATACCGCTGGTAAGGATAGTTTGATCCGCGAAGTGTTCAAGGATTTTAATGTTAGGGGCGTAGTGGTGCACAGCTTTAAGGTACCATCTACCAAGGAAAAAAAGCACGATTATCTATGGCGACATTATATAGCCTTGCCCGAAAGAGGGAAATTCTCCGTTTTTAACCGTACCCATTATGAGAATGTTTTGGTCACCAAGGTGCATCCCGAATATATTTTGGGCGAGAACATACCGCAAATTGATTCTGTAGAGGACATTGATGAAGAGTTTTGGGAAAAACGCTATAATCAAATCAATGATTTTGAAAAGCATATTTCCGAAAATGGGACCATAATCTTTAAGTTTTTCCTACATCTATCCAAAGAAGAGCAGAGACAGCGCCTTTTGAGGAGGATTCGGTTAAAACAAAAGAATTGGAAATTTTCGCCGGGCGACCTCGAGGAACGAAAACTTTGGGATACGTATGAGGCCTGTTACGAGGAGGCCTTGAACAAAACTTCAAAGGAACATGCACCCTGGTTCGTGATTCCGGCCGATAACAAAAAAGCGGCCAGGGTAATTGTGGCATCCATAATGATGGAAGCGTTAAAAAAGTACAAAGATATAGAGGAACCCGAGCTGGACGATGAAATAAAGGCTAATTTAGAAATCTTTAAACAAGAACTGGAAAAAGAAACCACATGA